One Rosa chinensis cultivar Old Blush chromosome 5, RchiOBHm-V2, whole genome shotgun sequence genomic region harbors:
- the LOC112202046 gene encoding uncharacterized protein At4g26485 isoform X4, producing MEVFGFEKRIKHYTSYQTILLVREGDFSFAVALARAFGSSTKMIATSLDTRVIVESLREKYSKAMSNVMELENRGCRVLHEVDVHRMSQHPFLSCIRFDRIIYNFPHAGYLHGQSSSEHNQSQIWFHQDLVRGFFKNAREMLTEIGEIHVTHKTTYPFSRWEIVKLAEEDGLYLLQEEKFSKWDYPGYENKRGAGLCDQTFPVGECSTFKFGKLLYHSTPSSYYIDLVRAYGQDSRNNGPYMHHCHSFI from the exons ATGGAAGTCTTTGGGTTTGAGAAGCGTATCAAGCACTACACCAGCTATCAGACAATACTCTTGGTCAGAGAAGGAGACTTCTCCTTTGCCGTTGCCTTAGCCAGAGCTTTCGGCTCTTCCACCAAGATGATCGCTACTTCTCTCGACACCAGAG TAATTGTAGAGTCATTGAGGGAGAAGTATTCAAAGGCTATGAGCAATGTGATGGAATTGGAGAACAGGGGATGCAGAGTACTTCATGAAGTGGATGTGCACAGAATGAGCCAACACCCTTTTCTGAGTTGTATTCGGTTTGATCGAATAATCTACAATTTTCCTCATGCCGGTTACTTGCACGGTCAATCATCATCCGAGCACAACCAGTCTCAAATTTG GTTCCATCAGGATTTGGTGAGGGGATTCTTCAAGAATGCGCGTGAAATGCTTACCGAAATAGGAGAAATTCATGTGACACACAAGACAACATATCCTTTCAGTCGATGGGAAATAGTTAAGTTAGCAGAAGAGGATGGGTTGTATTTGCTTCAGGAAGAAAAGTTCTCAAAATGGGATTACCCAGGTTATGAAAATAAGAGAGGAGCTGGGTTATGTGATCAAACTTTTCCTGTTGGAGAATGTAGCACCTTCAAATTTGGGAAGCTATTGTACCATTCTACCCCTTCCAGTTACTACATTGACTTGGTTCGGGCTTACGGTCAGGATTCTCGAAATAACGGTCCTTACATGCACCACT GCCATTCTTTTATATAA
- the LOC112202046 gene encoding uncharacterized protein At4g26485 isoform X3 produces MEVFGFEKRIKHYTSYQTILLVREGDFSFAVALARAFGSSTKMIATSLDTRVIVESLREKYSKAMSNVMELENRGCRVLHEVDVHRMSQHPFLSCIRFDRIIYNFPHAGYLHGQSSSEHNQSQIWFHQDLVRGFFKNAREMLTEIGEIHVTHKTTYPFSRWEIVKLAEEDGLYLLQEEKFSKWDYPGYENKRGAGLCDQTFPVGECSTFKFGKLLYHSTPSSYYIDLVRAYGQDSRNNGPYMHHWLIHPMG; encoded by the exons ATGGAAGTCTTTGGGTTTGAGAAGCGTATCAAGCACTACACCAGCTATCAGACAATACTCTTGGTCAGAGAAGGAGACTTCTCCTTTGCCGTTGCCTTAGCCAGAGCTTTCGGCTCTTCCACCAAGATGATCGCTACTTCTCTCGACACCAGAG TAATTGTAGAGTCATTGAGGGAGAAGTATTCAAAGGCTATGAGCAATGTGATGGAATTGGAGAACAGGGGATGCAGAGTACTTCATGAAGTGGATGTGCACAGAATGAGCCAACACCCTTTTCTGAGTTGTATTCGGTTTGATCGAATAATCTACAATTTTCCTCATGCCGGTTACTTGCACGGTCAATCATCATCCGAGCACAACCAGTCTCAAATTTG GTTCCATCAGGATTTGGTGAGGGGATTCTTCAAGAATGCGCGTGAAATGCTTACCGAAATAGGAGAAATTCATGTGACACACAAGACAACATATCCTTTCAGTCGATGGGAAATAGTTAAGTTAGCAGAAGAGGATGGGTTGTATTTGCTTCAGGAAGAAAAGTTCTCAAAATGGGATTACCCAGGTTATGAAAATAAGAGAGGAGCTGGGTTATGTGATCAAACTTTTCCTGTTGGAGAATGTAGCACCTTCAAATTTGGGAAGCTATTGTACCATTCTACCCCTTCCAGTTACTACATTGACTTGGTTCGGGCTTACGGTCAGGATTCTCGAAATAACGGTCCTTACATGCACCACT GGTTAATACACCCAATGGGCTAA
- the LOC112202046 gene encoding uncharacterized protein At4g26485 isoform X1 — protein MEVFGFEKRIKHYTSYQTILLVREGDFSFAVALARAFGSSTKMIATSLDTRVIVESLREKYSKAMSNVMELENRGCRVLHEVDVHRMSQHPFLSCIRFDRIIYNFPHAGYLHGQSSSEHNQSQIWFHQDLVRGFFKNAREMLTEIGEIHVTHKTTYPFSRWEIVKLAEEDGLYLLQEEKFSKWDYPGYENKRGAGLCDQTFPVGECSTFKFGKLLYHSTPSSYYIDLVRAYGQDSRNNGPYMHHCKLRTLMIMFSSKFSIDFTSTSLHVNSVSLNIFQG, from the exons ATGGAAGTCTTTGGGTTTGAGAAGCGTATCAAGCACTACACCAGCTATCAGACAATACTCTTGGTCAGAGAAGGAGACTTCTCCTTTGCCGTTGCCTTAGCCAGAGCTTTCGGCTCTTCCACCAAGATGATCGCTACTTCTCTCGACACCAGAG TAATTGTAGAGTCATTGAGGGAGAAGTATTCAAAGGCTATGAGCAATGTGATGGAATTGGAGAACAGGGGATGCAGAGTACTTCATGAAGTGGATGTGCACAGAATGAGCCAACACCCTTTTCTGAGTTGTATTCGGTTTGATCGAATAATCTACAATTTTCCTCATGCCGGTTACTTGCACGGTCAATCATCATCCGAGCACAACCAGTCTCAAATTTG GTTCCATCAGGATTTGGTGAGGGGATTCTTCAAGAATGCGCGTGAAATGCTTACCGAAATAGGAGAAATTCATGTGACACACAAGACAACATATCCTTTCAGTCGATGGGAAATAGTTAAGTTAGCAGAAGAGGATGGGTTGTATTTGCTTCAGGAAGAAAAGTTCTCAAAATGGGATTACCCAGGTTATGAAAATAAGAGAGGAGCTGGGTTATGTGATCAAACTTTTCCTGTTGGAGAATGTAGCACCTTCAAATTTGGGAAGCTATTGTACCATTCTACCCCTTCCAGTTACTACATTGACTTGGTTCGGGCTTACGGTCAGGATTCTCGAAATAACGGTCCTTACATGCACCACTGTAAGCTACGAACTTTGATGATTATGTTCTCGTCTAAATTTTCTATTGATTTTACTTCAACGAGTTTGCATGTGAATTCTGTGAGCCTAAATATTTTTCAGGGTTAA
- the LOC112202046 gene encoding uncharacterized protein At4g26485 isoform X2, with the protein MEVFGFEKRIKHYTSYQTILLVREGDFSFAVALARAFGSSTKMIATSLDTRESLREKYSKAMSNVMELENRGCRVLHEVDVHRMSQHPFLSCIRFDRIIYNFPHAGYLHGQSSSEHNQSQIWFHQDLVRGFFKNAREMLTEIGEIHVTHKTTYPFSRWEIVKLAEEDGLYLLQEEKFSKWDYPGYENKRGAGLCDQTFPVGECSTFKFGKLLYHSTPSSYYIDLVRAYGQDSRNNGPYMHHCKLRTLMIMFSSKFSIDFTSTSLHVNSVSLNIFQG; encoded by the exons ATGGAAGTCTTTGGGTTTGAGAAGCGTATCAAGCACTACACCAGCTATCAGACAATACTCTTGGTCAGAGAAGGAGACTTCTCCTTTGCCGTTGCCTTAGCCAGAGCTTTCGGCTCTTCCACCAAGATGATCGCTACTTCTCTCGACACCAGAG AGTCATTGAGGGAGAAGTATTCAAAGGCTATGAGCAATGTGATGGAATTGGAGAACAGGGGATGCAGAGTACTTCATGAAGTGGATGTGCACAGAATGAGCCAACACCCTTTTCTGAGTTGTATTCGGTTTGATCGAATAATCTACAATTTTCCTCATGCCGGTTACTTGCACGGTCAATCATCATCCGAGCACAACCAGTCTCAAATTTG GTTCCATCAGGATTTGGTGAGGGGATTCTTCAAGAATGCGCGTGAAATGCTTACCGAAATAGGAGAAATTCATGTGACACACAAGACAACATATCCTTTCAGTCGATGGGAAATAGTTAAGTTAGCAGAAGAGGATGGGTTGTATTTGCTTCAGGAAGAAAAGTTCTCAAAATGGGATTACCCAGGTTATGAAAATAAGAGAGGAGCTGGGTTATGTGATCAAACTTTTCCTGTTGGAGAATGTAGCACCTTCAAATTTGGGAAGCTATTGTACCATTCTACCCCTTCCAGTTACTACATTGACTTGGTTCGGGCTTACGGTCAGGATTCTCGAAATAACGGTCCTTACATGCACCACTGTAAGCTACGAACTTTGATGATTATGTTCTCGTCTAAATTTTCTATTGATTTTACTTCAACGAGTTTGCATGTGAATTCTGTGAGCCTAAATATTTTTCAGGGTTAA
- the LOC112203337 gene encoding uncharacterized protein At4g26485, producing the protein MAQEKRIVHYSSSQKILLVGEGDFSFAACLATAFDSAANIVATSLNSRGYLRGSFSSESDKSQILAHKNLVKGYFMSAHQMLCSRGQIHVTHKTKFPFTEWEIVNLAKVAGLYLVEEETFYPWQYPGYVNKRGAGNCDESFRLGMSSTFKFAKY; encoded by the exons ATGGCACAAGAGAAAAGAATTGTGCATTATAGCAGCTCTCAGAAGATACTCTTGGTGGGTGAGGGAGACTTTTCCTTTGCTGCTTGTTTAGCCACAGCATTTGACTCTGCTGCCAACATAGTTGCTACCTCACTCAACTCCAGAG GTTACTTGAGAGGTTCTTTTTCATCAGAAAGCGATAAATCTCAAATTCT TGCACATAAGAACTTGGTCAAGGGATACTTCATGAGTGCACATCAAATGCTGTGTAGCCGTGGACAAATTCATGTGACACACAAGACAAAATTTCCTTTTACAGAGTGGGAAATAGTGAATTTGGCAAAGGTGGCTGGGTTATATCTGGTTGAAGAAGAAACATTCTACCCATGGCAATATCCAGGTTACGTAAATAAACGAGGAGCTGGGAACTGCGATGAAAGCTTTAGACTTGGAATGTCTAGCACCTTCAAATTTGCTAAGTACTAG
- the LOC112203338 gene encoding uncharacterized protein At4g26485 yields the protein MEEAIADTKREKRIMHYSSNQKILLVGEGNFSFAACLAKEFGSAKNMVASSLDSKESVMIRYSNAAPSNLKELEDMGCVILHEVDVHTMRQHPLLVNQLFDRVVFNFPHAGFIFMENQMSQIKLHQDLMRGFFTSACEMLKESGEVHVTHKTSHPFSKWEIVKLAEETGLYLVEEASFTRGDYPGYLNKRGSGKKCNRTFPVGQCSTYKFAKLPLLEFSFTTLYDHVNRK from the exons ATGGAAGAGGCTATAGCAGATACTAAACGAGAGAAAAGGATTATGCATTACAGCAGCAATCAGAAGATACTGTTAGTGGGTGAGGGCAACTTCTCTTTTGCTGCTTGTTTAGCCAAAGAGTTTGGTTCAGCGAAGAACATGGTTGCTTCTTCTCTTGACTCCAAAG AGTCAGTAATGATTAGATACTCAAATGCAGCACCAAGCAACTTGAAGGAATTAGAGGACATGGGATGTGTAATCTTGCATGAGGTGGATGTCCACACCATGAGACAGCACCCTCTTCTAGTTAATCAACTGTTTGATCGCGTAGTCTTTAACTTTCCTCATGCTGGCTTTATTTTCATGGAAAATCAGATGAGCCAGATCAA GTTGCATCAGGATTTAATGAGAGGATTCTTCACCAGTGCATGTGAAATGCTGAAAGAAAGTGGAGAAGTTCATGTGACTCACAAGACATCACATCCATTCAGTAAGTGGGAGATAGTGAAATTAGCAGAAGAGACCGGGTTATATCTGGTTGAGGAAGCATCGTTTACAAGAGGGGATTATCCTGGTTATTTAAACAAGAGAGGGAGTGGGAAGAAATGCAACCGTACATTTCCTGTTGGACAATGTAGCACCTACAAATTTGCCAAGCTGCCGCTTCTTGAATTTTCATTCACAACATTATATGATCATGTAAATAGAAAATGA
- the LOC112168082 gene encoding uncharacterized protein At4g26485, with translation MEKAIADTKQEKRIMHYSSNQKILLVGEGNFSFASCLAKVFGSAKNMVATSRESRESVLAQYSDAAPRNLTELEYMGCDILHEVDVHTMRQHPFLIDQLFDRIVFNFPHAGFVFMESKKKKTKYFMENSKRQIKLHQDLVRRFFASACEMLKESGEVHVTHKTAYPFSEWEIVKLAGEAGLYLVEEASFSREDYPGYLNKRGSGKKCNRTFPVGQCSTYKFAKLPLLEFSFTTIKIM, from the exons ATGGAAAAGGCTATTGCAGATACTAAACAAGAGAAACGGATTATGCATTACAGCAGCAATCAGAAGATACTGTTAGTGGGTGAAGGCAATTTCTCTTTTGCTTCTTGTTTAGCTAAAGTATTTGGCTCTGCTAAGAACATGGTTGCCACTTCCCGCGAATCCAGAG AGTCAGTATTGGCCCAGTATTCAGATGCAGCACCAAGAAACTTGACAGAATTGGAGTACATGGGATGTGATATACTGCATGAGGTGGATGTACACACCATGAGGCAACACCCTTTCTTAATCGATCAACTGTTTGATCGGATAGTCTTCAACTTTCCTCATGCTGGTTTCGTTTTTATggaaagcaagaagaagaaaaccaaGTATTTTATGGAAAACAGCAAGAGGCAAATCAA GTTGCATCAGGATTTGGTGAGGAGATTCTTCGCCAGCGCATGTGAGATGCTGAAAGAAAGTGGAGAAGTTCATGTCACTCACAAGACCGCATATCCATTCAGTGAGTGGGAGATAGTGAAATTAGCAGGAGAGGCTGGGTTATATCTGGTTGAGGAAGCATCGTTTTCAAGAGAGGATTATCCCGGTTATTTAAACAAGAGAGGAAGTGGGAAGAAATGCAACCGCACATTTCCTGTTGGACAATGTAGCACCTACAAATTTGCCAAGCTGCCGCTTCTTGAATTTTCATTCACAACAATAAAGATCATGTAA
- the LOC112168081 gene encoding uncharacterized protein LOC112168081, with protein MAKSNFPKPVKLPTGINQPLPTVCHSNLMAFAPPPNPNPIPHFLSPTPFSPQISLLFPKTPPHSPPPSAPLRASRRQTVPASALREWKEYEEAVKRKDLAGALGFLQSLETQQNPVEIVNGSLPAESTRPSQELGFVGWERERDWEVLDTCLNADNMKLVGKAYGFLKNRGFLANFGRYRNIVMEGTRDVTPTVLKTSTGLEASKFAPKKWGLSGSSRPALVAFLGGLSFLLSQGIDIRPNLTVILGLAFADSIFLGGCCLAQISSYWPPNRRRILIHEAGHLLTAYLMGCPIRGVILDPIVAVQMGIQGQAGTQFWDEKMASDLAEGRLDGSAFDRYCMVLFAGIAAEALIYGEAEGGENDENLFRGICLLLQPPLSVAEMSNQARWSLLQSYNLLKWHKSAHRAAVKALESRSSLSVVIRSIEEAMAANRGTKLFCYVDS; from the exons ATGGCAAAATCCAACTTTCCTAAACCGGTAAAACTCCCAACGGGAATAAACCAACCGCTTCCAACGGTCTGTCACTCCAATCTCATGGCTTTTGCTCCTCCTCCAAACCCCAACCCAATCCCTCACTTCCTCTCTCCCACTCCATTCTCTCCCCAAATTTCCCTCCTTTTTCCCAAAACACCCCCGCATTCACCACCGCCCTCCGCCCCTCTTCGCGCCTCAAGGCGCCAAACCGTCCCAGCTTCAGCCCTCCGAGAATGGAAGGAGTACGAAGAAGCCGTGAAGCGCAAGGACCTAGCCGGCGCTCTTGGGTTCTTGCAGTCCCTCGAGACCCAGCAAAACCCAGTTGAGATTGTCAATGGGTCGCTGCCGGCTGAGTCGACCCGGCCGAGTCAAGAGTTGGGTTTCGTGGGgtgggagagggagagggattGGGAGGTCTTGGACACGTGTCTCAATGCTGACAACATGAAGCTGGTGGGCAAAGCTTATGGCTTTCTCAAGAACAGAGGGTTCTTGGCCAATTTTGGGAGATACAGGAACATTG TAATGGAGGGAACACGTGATGTTACACCAACTGTGTTGAAGACTTCAACAGGTTTAGAAG CATCGAAATTTGCTCCAAAAAAGTGGGGTCTTTCGGGAAGTTCTCGTCCTGCTCTGGTTGCTTTTCTTGGCGGGctatcttttcttctttctcaagGCATTGACATCAGGCCTAACCTTACGGTAATATTGGGGCTAGCATTTGCGGACTCTATCTTCCTTGGTGGTTGCTGCTTAGCTCAAATCTCCAGTTATTGGCCTCCAAATAGACGCCGGATCCTCATCCATGAAGCAGGGCACCTCCTAACGG CTTATCTAATGGGTTGCCCAATTCGTGGGGTGATATTAGATCCAATTGTTGCAGTGCAGATGGGAATTCAAGGGCAG gcggGAACTCAGTTTTGGGATGAGAAAATGGCCAGTGACCTTGCTGAAGGAAGACTTGATGGTAGTGCTTTTGACAG GTACTGCATGGTGCTTTTTGCGGGCATTGCTGCTGAAGCTCTTATTTATGGGGAGGCAGAGGGtggagaaaatgatgaaaatttATTTAGGGGCATCTGTCTTCTTCTGCAACCCCCGTTATCTGTCGCTGAG ATGTCAAATCAAGCAAGATGGTCCCTTCTGCAATCTTACAATTTGCTCAAATGGCATAAAAGTGCACACCGAGCTGCAGTTAAAGCTTTAGAAAGTCGCAGCAGTTTGAGTGTTGTAATTAGAAGTATTGAGGAAGCAATGGCAGCAAATAGGGGAACAAAA ttgtttTGCTATGTTGATTCttga